GGCTTGAGCGCATTAGGTTACAACGTCAGCGACGGCAGCGAGCAGATTATTGCGCTGGAAGCCGGAACCGAGCCGAAGACGCAGATCTTGCGCAAGGCGCTGGAGGCGGAGGGGATTTTCGGCGCGGTGTTTTGCGCTCCGGCGACGCCTAAAAACCGCTCGCTGGTCAGGCTGACGCTCAACTCCGGTCTGACCGAAGTGGAAATCAGGCAGATCCTGCAAGCCTGTGCGGCGATTCGTGAAAAAGTGGACCTGGCCGGCTGGTCTTCCAGCCGCCGCTTGGCTGCAGCCGCGATCAGCCGTTAGCTGAACTGGCGGCGCCGGCGCTATCGTATTGCCGGCGCGCGCCCCGTATCACCGGCTGATGGCTGCCGGCCCAATCTGCCAGCACCTTGAGCGGCAGGCATAGCGAGCGCCCCATGTCGGTCAGCGCGTATTCCACCTGCGGCGGCGTGCTCGGAATCACCGTGCGCGACACCAGGCCGTCGCGTTCCAGATGGCGCAAAGTCACCGTCAGCATCCGCTGCGAAATTCCTTCCACCTGGCGCCGCAATTGATTGAACCGTTCCGGGCCCGGTTCCAGCGTAGTGAGCACCAGCACACTCCAGGCATCGCCGATACGGTCCAGCACGTCGCGGATCGGGCAGGGCAGGTCTTCGCGTGCGCTTGGCCGGCCGCGGCCGCGCGCCGGAGCGGAGGTGAGGGTGGTTACCAGCATGTTCCTATCGTTCATCAAAGTGCCTTCTTGCGTATAAGTTTCAAATAATTATACTGGTTACTTTAAATAACTACCACGGCCGCACAGCACAGTCACGACTTTGCGGTCACAACTTAAATAAAGGAAATCATTATGAAGATTGCCATCATTGGCGCTACCGGCAACGCCGGCTCACGTATCGCCGCCGAAGCGCTGCGCCGCGGCCACAGCGTGACCGGCATCGCCCGCTCCGCCGACCAGAGCAAAGCACCGGCCGGCGTCGCGCTGCGCCAGGGCGACGCTGCCCAGCCAGCGCAGCTGGCGGAACTGATCCGCGGCCATGATGTCGTGGTCAGCTCGGCCAAGTTCAGTTCGCTGGACGCGGCAACCCTGCTGCAAGGCGTCAAGAGCGGCGGCGTCAAGCGCCTGCTGGTGGTAGGCGGCGCCGCCAGCCTGGAAACGGCGCCCGGCGTGATCTTGCTGGACAGTCCGGACTTCCCTGCCCAGTACAAGGTGGAAGCGGTGCCAGGCAAGAAATTCCTGGACGACCTGCGGGCGGAAACCGAGGTTGAATGGACCTTCATGTCGCCGCCGGCCATGTTCGCGCCGGGCGAACGCACCGGCAAATTCCGCGTCGGCCAGAACCAGCTGATGGCGGACGGGCAGGGCAAGAGCCACATTTCGATGGAAGACTATGCCATCGCCATGCTGGATGAAATCGAGCAGCCCAAGCATCTGCGCCAGCGTTTTACCGTGGCTTACTGATTTTACCGGTTGCCGGCGTGTCCGGCGCTGACGCTGTCCGCTTTCGACAGGAAGGCATCGGCAAAAAACTGCGCAGCGGGCAAGCCGCAGCCGGCGGCAAAATCGCGCCGCGCTGCCTCCACCACCACCGGCGCGCCACAGGCATACACCTGGTGCCGCGACAGGTCGGGATAGTCCTGCATTACCGCCAGATGGACGAAGCCGCTGCGGCCAGGCCAGCCGCCGCCGGCCTCTGGCTCCGACAATACCGGTATGTAGCGGAACCAGGGCAGGGTTTCGGCCCAGTTGCGGCACAAGGCATCCAGATACAGATCGGACTGTTTGCGGCCGCCCCAGTACAGGCACATGCTGCGCGTGCTGCCGCTGCGGATCGCGTCTTCCAGCAGCGCCTTGATCGGCGCAAAGCCGGTGCCGCTGGCCAGCAGAATCACCGGCTGGCTGCCGTCGCGGAGGAAGAAGCTGCCGCACGGACCTTCGATCTGCAAGCGCTCGCCGACTTGCAGGCCAGCGAATACACGGTCGCTGAACAAGCCTCCCGGCAGATGCCGCACATGCAGTTCCAGCACATCGGCGCCGGCCGGCGTCGCCATCGAGTAGCTGCGGCGCTGGCCGTCGGCCAGCAATATATCGAGGTACTGGCCGGCGATATAGTCCAGCGGCGCGCCGCTGCTGTTGCGCAGCCGGATGATCGCTACGTCCGCGGCCGCCCGTTCGAGCCTCTCGACCACCATATCCCTATGCTGAATGGCTGCTTCGTGCGGAAGTGTCTTTGTGTCGCTCACTTCAACTTCCACCCGTCCCGTCACGATCCGCACCGGAAAGCTGCGCACCGCTTCGGTCACCGGCAGGCAGCGCGGGGCGCCGCTCCTGATGTCGAACAGGCCCTGGTGCAGCGGACATTCGATGCAGCCGTCCTCGATGTAGCCATCGGACAGTCGCGCGTTGCCGTGCGTGCATAAATCCCTCAGCGCAAATAAATCTTCGCCGAGCCGGAATACCGCCACCGGCTGGCCGCCGGCGATCACCGCCAACGCCTCGCCTTCATTGAAATCGTCGGCCGTGCCGATATCGTGCCAGTCGCTCATGGCTGCCTCAGATCGGGGTTGCCAGCAAGGTCGCTACGCGTAGCGTGTCGTATACCACGCGCTTTTTGGCGTAGCGCCAGCCGGCCGCGGTCCTGACCACGCGGTCGATATAGCGGCCGGCCTGGTACACGGTCGATTCGCCGTCCTGCAGGGTTTGTATCACCAGGTAGCTGGATTCGGTCTCGGCGGTATCGGCATCGATGGCTTTGATCATCAAGCCGGAAGTCATGTGGCGGTAGCTATGCGCTTCGTAGATGTTGGCATGGCGCAAAGACAGGACGCGATCACGCAACATGCGTTTGCTGTCGCAATAGATGATGCCGACCGGCAGGCCGGCATCGGCATTTTCGCGCGGGATGATTTCGTAGAGGCAGTCTTCGGTGAAGAATTCCGGCCACTCTTCCAGGCGGTCGTTGTCGAGCGCATGCACATACGCTTCCTGCAGCTGGTGCAGCTCGAACCACAATGTCATATCGGTCATATTGGTCATCCCTTAAGCCTCTGCAAAACCCATCAGTTTTTGATAGCCGAGCCAGAACCGGCGGATCAGGCCTTCGGTGATCAGCGTGTCTTCCTGCTCGGGATTGTCCTTCGCCATTTCCATCACGGAGCAGTCGTCCGGATCGCGCACCGTGCCGCGCTGCACCAGCTCGGTGGCCTCGGTGTCTTCCATCGAAATGTAGCCGGCCGGACCCACCAGGTTGGCCTGTTTGATGCGCAAGGCGCGCAGTTCCGGGGTATCGTCGGCATAGCCGAAGAAGTGGAAGATCAGTTCGAAATTTTTCGGTCCTTTCGGTAGCAGCTGGCGCGCTACCAGCGTGTTGTGGATCTGCTGCACCACCAGCTGCGGAAAGATCGGCTGGATATGATTGGTAGTCATTTCCTCGTATTCCTTGATCTGCCCAAGAACGGAATCGTCTTCCAGCGTGAAGCCCTCATCGAAAGAGCGGATCGCCTGTTGCTTGTAGGCGTCGGCAGTTTCGACTTCACTCTTGGTGGCGGTGATAATGCTGTGCAAGCCATGCCGCTTGTCCGCCAGCGAACGCGCCTTCATGCCGACCCGGAAAATATTGAAAGTGGTGTGGAACAGATGCAGCAGGCTGGCGTGATAAGGATCCTTCACATTTTCCAGATACAGCTTCCAGTTGGATTTCGAATACTGGCGGGTGCAGCCCAGGTAGACGATGGGTTTGTGGAAAATGCGGTCCAGCCAGGGCCGCATTTCGGCGCCGATATAGTCCGCCAGCGGCTCCACGGTTGCGCTGAAGGTGGCGAACACCAAGCCGCGGTAGCTGTCCACGCGCAGCTGGCGTAAGCCATGGCATTTCGGATCGAAATCCTTGGGCATGCCGCTCATGCCTTTTTGGCCGCGGCGGAACGGCACTCCCAGCAGGTTGCCGCGGCTGTCGAAACTCCACTGGTGATAAGCGCAGCTGTGCGAGCTGGCGTTGCCGCGCGGCGTGCGGCACACCATGGCGCCGCGGTGCGCGCACTTGTTGACCCACGCCGCCAGCGCGCCGTCCTCGGTGCGGGTGACCACCACCGGGGTGTCGCCGACGAAAGTGCTCTTGAAGTCGCCGTTGTTGGGAATCTCCGCTTCCAGCGCGAGGAAGCTCCAGACCGGACCGCGGAAAATCCGTTCCTGTTCCAGGTCGTAGACTTCTTGCGAACTGAATACCTTGTAAGGGGTGCGCGAGCCGTCGTTGACCGGAAACCGGACCAGCGGGACGTAGCCGGATTGTGCAGTTGTTTCATTCATCAGAGGTTCCTTCCGTATTTTCACGACACCAATGGTGCTTGTCTCTCTCTCCATGGTAGGCAAGTGCCGGGCCGGAAAATATCCGTTGCTTGCAAGATTACGGATTCCCACTATCCGTTTCTTGCAAAGCCTGGCAACTGCTTGTCGTTGCGACATTGCCGGCTTTTGGGCGATATACCGGAAAGGTATGGCGCCTGCCAAAAACGGTCTTGGACAACGCCTGCGCCAGCTCCATAAGATATGGCAAACAACTTGAGATGCCGAAGATGAATGCCGTGATTGAAAATATAGAAGTCATGCTGCTCGACGTGCCGACCATCAGGCCGCACCGCCTGTCGGTCGCCACCATGCACCGCCAGACCCTGGTGCTGCTGCGGCTGGCCAGCAGCGACGGCATCGTCGGCTGGGGCGAGGCCACCACTATCGGCGGCCTGGCTTATGGCGGCGAGAGCCCGGAAAGTATCAAGATCAATATCGATACCTATATCGCACCCCTGCTGCTCGGCCGCGACGCCAGCCAGGTCGCCTTGCTGATGGCGCTGGTGGCGAAAAACGTGCAGGGCAACCGTTTCGCCAAATGCGCGCTTGAAACGGCGCTCTGCGATGCCCAGGCGCAGCGGCTGGGCGTGCCGCTCAGCGCGTTGTTCGGCGGCCGCGTCCGCGATTCCCTGCCGGTGGCATGGACCCTCGCCAGCGGCGATACCGCAAGGGATATCGCGGAAGCCGAAAAGATGCTGGATCTGCGCCGCCACAATATTTTCAAGCTGAAGATCGGCTTGCGCCCGGTGCGCGAAGATGCCGCCCATGTGGCAGCCATCAAGCGTGCGCTCGGCGAGCGCGCCAGCGTCCGCG
The sequence above is a segment of the Collimonas sp. PA-H2 genome. Coding sequences within it:
- a CDS encoding helix-turn-helix domain-containing protein, producing the protein MLVTTLTSAPARGRGRPSAREDLPCPIRDVLDRIGDAWSVLVLTTLEPGPERFNQLRRQVEGISQRMLTVTLRHLERDGLVSRTVIPSTPPQVEYALTDMGRSLCLPLKVLADWAGSHQPVIRGARRQYDSAGAASSANG
- a CDS encoding NAD(P)-dependent oxidoreductase, with the translated sequence MKIAIIGATGNAGSRIAAEALRRGHSVTGIARSADQSKAPAGVALRQGDAAQPAQLAELIRGHDVVVSSAKFSSLDAATLLQGVKSGGVKRLLVVGGAASLETAPGVILLDSPDFPAQYKVEAVPGKKFLDDLRAETEVEWTFMSPPAMFAPGERTGKFRVGQNQLMADGQGKSHISMEDYAIAMLDEIEQPKHLRQRFTVAY
- the andAb gene encoding anthranilate 1,2-dioxygenase ferredoxin subunit AndAb, yielding MSDWHDIGTADDFNEGEALAVIAGGQPVAVFRLGEDLFALRDLCTHGNARLSDGYIEDGCIECPLHQGLFDIRSGAPRCLPVTEAVRSFPVRIVTGRVEVEVSDTKTLPHEAAIQHRDMVVERLERAAADVAIIRLRNSSGAPLDYIAGQYLDILLADGQRRSYSMATPAGADVLELHVRHLPGGLFSDRVFAGLQVGERLQIEGPCGSFFLRDGSQPVILLASGTGFAPIKALLEDAIRSGSTRSMCLYWGGRKQSDLYLDALCRNWAETLPWFRYIPVLSEPEAGGGWPGRSGFVHLAVMQDYPDLSRHQVYACGAPVVVEAARRDFAAGCGLPAAQFFADAFLSKADSVSAGHAGNR
- the andAd gene encoding anthranilate 1,2-dioxygenase small subunit AndAd, whose product is MTNMTDMTLWFELHQLQEAYVHALDNDRLEEWPEFFTEDCLYEIIPRENADAGLPVGIIYCDSKRMLRDRVLSLRHANIYEAHSYRHMTSGLMIKAIDADTAETESSYLVIQTLQDGESTVYQAGRYIDRVVRTAAGWRYAKKRVVYDTLRVATLLATPI
- the andAc gene encoding anthranilate 1,2-dioxygenase large subunit AndAc, with product MNETTAQSGYVPLVRFPVNDGSRTPYKVFSSQEVYDLEQERIFRGPVWSFLALEAEIPNNGDFKSTFVGDTPVVVTRTEDGALAAWVNKCAHRGAMVCRTPRGNASSHSCAYHQWSFDSRGNLLGVPFRRGQKGMSGMPKDFDPKCHGLRQLRVDSYRGLVFATFSATVEPLADYIGAEMRPWLDRIFHKPIVYLGCTRQYSKSNWKLYLENVKDPYHASLLHLFHTTFNIFRVGMKARSLADKRHGLHSIITATKSEVETADAYKQQAIRSFDEGFTLEDDSVLGQIKEYEEMTTNHIQPIFPQLVVQQIHNTLVARQLLPKGPKNFELIFHFFGYADDTPELRALRIKQANLVGPAGYISMEDTEATELVQRGTVRDPDDCSVMEMAKDNPEQEDTLITEGLIRRFWLGYQKLMGFAEA
- a CDS encoding muconate/chloromuconate family cycloisomerase; this encodes MPKMNAVIENIEVMLLDVPTIRPHRLSVATMHRQTLVLLRLASSDGIVGWGEATTIGGLAYGGESPESIKINIDTYIAPLLLGRDASQVALLMALVAKNVQGNRFAKCALETALCDAQAQRLGVPLSALFGGRVRDSLPVAWTLASGDTARDIAEAEKMLDLRRHNIFKLKIGLRPVREDAAHVAAIKRALGERASVRVDVNQAWSETDALLGMALLQDAGVDLVEQPIAARNHAGLRQLRAKCSMPLMADEALHGPLDAMALARLHAVDVFAVKITQSGGLTGAQQVAAIAAAAHIGLYGGTMLEGAIGTMASAQLFAGFPQLAWGTELFGPLLLTEEILQAPLVYQDFCLQLPAAPGLGIALDEERLDFLRRDKKAAAVFAMQ